From a single Bos indicus isolate NIAB-ARS_2022 breed Sahiwal x Tharparkar chromosome 11, NIAB-ARS_B.indTharparkar_mat_pri_1.0, whole genome shotgun sequence genomic region:
- the POU3F3 gene encoding POU domain, class 3, transcription factor 3, with product MATAASNPYLPGNSLLAAGSIVHSDAAGAGGGGGGGAGGGGGGAGGGGGGMQPGSAAVTSGAYRGDPASVKMVQSDFMQGAMAASNGGHMLSHAHQWVTALPHAAAAAAAAAAAAVEASSPWSGSAVGMAGSPQQPPPPPPQGPDVKGGAGREDLHAGTALHHRGPPHLGPPPPPPHQGHPGGWGAAAAAAAAAAAAAAAAHLPSMAGGQQPPPQSLLYSQPGGFTVNGMLSAPPGPGGGGGAGGAGGGGAQSLVHPGLVRGDTPELAEHHHHHHHHAHPHPPHPHHAQGPPHHGGGGGAGPGLNSHDPHSDEDTPTSDDLEQFAKQFKQRRIKLGFTQADVGLALGTLYGNVFSQTTICRFEALQLSFKNMCKLKPLLNKWLEEADSSTGSPTSIDKIAAQGRKRKKRTSIEVSVKGALESHFLKCPKPSAQEITNLADSLQLEKEVVRVWFCNRRQKEKRMTPPGIQQQTPDDVYSQVGPVSADTPPPHHGLQTSVQ from the coding sequence ATGGCCACGGCGGCTTCTAACCCCTACCTGCCGGGGAACAGCTTGCTAGCGGCCGGCTCCATCGTCCACTCGGACGCGGCGGgggccggcgggggcgggggcggcggggcagggggcgggggcggcggggctgggggcggcgggggcggcatGCAGCCGGGCAGCGCGGCCGTGACCTCGGGCGCCTACCGAGGGGACCCGGCCTCCGTCAAGATGGTGCAGAGCGACTTCATGCAGGGGGCCATGGCCGCCAGCAACGGTGGCCATATGCTGAGCCACGCGCACCAGTGGGTCACCGCGCTGCCccacgccgccgccgccgccgccgccgcggccgccgccgccgtggAGGCCAGCTCGCCGTGGTCTGGCAGCGCCGTGGGCATGGCCGGCAGCCCccagcagccgccgccgccgccgccgcagggCCCCGACGTGAAGGGCGGCGCGGGGCGCGAGGACCTGCACGCGGGCACCGCCCTGCACCACCGCGGGCCGCCGCACctcgggccgccgccgccgccgccgcaccAGGGCCACCCCGGGGGCTggggggccgccgccgccgccgccgccgctgccgccgccgccgccgccgccgcgcatCTCCCGTCCATGGCCGGCGGCCAGCAGCCGCCGCCGCAGAGTCTGCTCTACTCGCAGCCCGGGGGCTTCACGGTGAACGGCATGCTGAGCGCGCCCCCGGGCCcagggggcggcggcggcgcgggcggcgCGGGGGGCGGCGGCGCGCAGAGCCTGGTGCACCCGGGGCTGGTGCGCGGGGACACGCCCGAGTTGGCCgagcaccatcaccaccatcaccaccacgcGCACCCGCACCCGCCGCACCCGCACCACGCGCAGGGGCCCCCCCAccacggcggcggcggcggcgcggggcccGGACTCAACAGCCACGATCCGCACTCGGACGAGGACACGCCGACGTCCGACGACCTGGAGCAGTTCGCCAAGCAGTTCAAGCAGCGGCGCATCAAGCTGGGCTTCACGCAGGCCGACGTGGGGCTGGCACTGGGCACCCTGTACGGCAACGTGTTCTCGCAGACTACCATCTGCCGCTTCGAGGCCCTGCAGCTGAGCTTCAAGAACATGTGCAAGCTCAAACCGTTGCTCAACAAGTGGCTGGAGGAGGCGGACTCGAGCACCGGCAGCCCCACGAGCATCGACAAGATCGCGGCGCAGGGCCGCAAGCGCAAGAAGCGGACCTCCATCGAGGTGAGCGTCAAGGGCGCACTGGAGAGCCACTTCCTCAAGTGCCCCAAGCCCTCTGCGCAGGAGATCACAAACCTGGCCGACAGCCTGCAGCTCGAGAAGGAGGTGGTGCGGGTGTGGTTCTGCAAccggaggcagaaggagaagcgcATGACGCCGCCCGGGATCCAGCAGCAGACGCCCGACGACGTGTACTCGCAGGTGGGCCCGGTGAGTGCCGACACGCCGCCGCCGCACCACGGGCTGCAGACAAGCGTGCAGTGA